A genomic stretch from Malus domestica chromosome 15, GDT2T_hap1 includes:
- the LOC103400415 gene encoding EIN3-binding F-box protein 1-like — translation MPALVNYSGDDDFYPGGSFYSNPMDLGCLLSMGSHVDVYCPPSKRARISSQYASGRSDFEQIKNPSINVLPDECLFEIFRRLKGGKERSSCASVSKKWLMLISSIRKVDLCKIPVVDNSDDAEMITGDEDQEQENDGFLTRCLEGKKATDIRLAAIAVGTSSRGGLGKLSIRGSNSFRGVTNLGLSAVAQGCPSLKSLSLWNISSVGDEGLIEIAKGCPLLEKLDLCGCPSISNKGLIAIAENCPNLNSLNIESCSRIGNEGLQAIGKSCSKLQSVSIRDCVLVGDHGVSSLLSSASSVLMKLKLQALNITDFSLAVIGHYGNAVTNLVLSGLQNVSEKGFWVMGNAQALQNLVSLTITSCRGTTDVSLEAIGKGCTSLKQMCLRKCCFVSDNGLVAFAKAAGSLESLQLEECNRVTQSGIIYALTNCGEKLRSLTLVKCMGIKDVSLAVPMTSSCRSLRSLSIRNCPGFGSASLAMVGRLCPQLHNIDLSGLYGMTDAGILSLLESSEEGLVKVNLNGCLNLTDKAVVSLVSLHGETLEVLNLDGCRKITDASLVAIANNCLFLRELDVSKCAITDSGLAALSSAEQINLQVLSISGCSEISHKSLPSLKKLGKTLMGLNLQHCTAISNRSIELLVDSLWRCDILA, via the exons ATGCCTGCCCTCGTTAATTACAGCG GTGACGATGATTTCTACCCTGGGGGTTCTTTTTACTCAAATCCCATGGATTTGGGTTGCCTGTTGTCAATGGGCTCCCATGTGGATGTGTATTGCCCTCCTAGCAAGCGGGCTCGCATCAGTTCCCAATACGCCTCTGGAAGGAGCGATTTTGAACAAATTAAGAATCCGTCAATCAACGTTCTTCCCGATGAATGCCTCTTTGAGATTTTCAGGCGCCTCAAGGGTGGTAAAGAGAGGAGCTCTTGTGCATCCGTCTCTAAGAAGTGGCTTATGCTCATAAGCAGTATCCGGAAGGTTGATCTATGCAAGATCCCTGTTGTAGACAATTCTGATGACGCTGAAATGATCACTGGTGATGAAGATCAAGAACAGGAAAATGATGGTTTCCTCACAAGGTGTTTGGAAGGGAAGAAAGCAACGGATATTAGACTTGCTGCTATTGCTGTTGGAACCAGTAGCCGTGGAGGACTAGGAAAGCTATCGATCCGAGGTAGCAACTCATTCCGTGGAGTTACCAACCTTGGCCTCTCGGCAGTTGCTCAGGGATGCCCTTCTCTCAAGTCTCTTTCATTGTGGAACATCTCTTCCGTTGGTGACGAAGGCCTGATTGAGATAGCTAAAGGATGCCCTTTGTTGGAGAAGCTTGATCTTTGCGGGTGCCCTTCAATTTCCAACAAGGGTTTGATTGCAATCGCAGAGAACTgcccaaatttaaattcttTGAATATCGAATCGTGTTCAAGGATTGGGAACGAGGGCTTGCAAGCTATTGGAAAGTCTTGCTCCAAGTTGCAGTCCGTATCTATCAGGGACTGCGTTCTTGTTGGCGATCATGGAGTATCTAGTCTGTTATCATCAGCTTCTTCCGTGCTGATGAAGTTAAAGCTTCAGGCTTTGAACATCACGGATTTCTCTCTTGCCGTGATTGGACATTATGGAAATGCTGTTACCAATTTAGTTCTCAGTGGTCTCCAGAATGTTAGCGAGAAAGGTTTTTGGGTCATGGGTAATGCTCAAGCTTTGCAGAATCTGGTTTCATTGACAATCACATCATGCCGGGGAACAACAGATGTCAGTCTTGAAGCCATTGGCAAGGGATGCACAAGTTTGAAGCAGATGTGTCTTCGCAAGTGTTGCTTTGTATCCGACAACGGGCTGGTAGCTTTTGCCAAAGCTGCAGGATCACTTGAGAGCCTGCAACTGGAGGAGTGTAACAGGGTTACACAATCGGGAATAATTTATGCCCTCACAAACTGCGGAGAAAAGCTGAGATCTCTCACCTTAGTGAAGTGCATGGGAATCAAGGATGTAAGTTTAGCAGTACCTATGACCTCTAGTTGCAGATCACTTCGATCCTTGTCCATCCGAAACTGCCCTGGGTTCGGTAGTGCTAGCCTGGCCATGGTAGGAAGGTTGTGCCCTCAGCTACATAATATAGACTTGAGTGGTCTATATGGAATGACAGATGCAGGGATTCTCTCACTTCTTGAGAGCTCGGAGGAAGGGCTTGTCAAAGTGAATCTTAACGGATGCTTGAATTTGACGGATAAAGCAGTTGTGTCGTTGGTTAGTCTGCATGGGGAAACCCTAGAGGTACTGAATCTTGATGGGTGCAGGAAGATTACTGATGCAAGCTTGGTGGCAATCGCAAACAACTGCCTGTTTCTTCGTGAGCTAGATGTGTCGAAGTGTGCAATCACTGACTCTGGCCTTGCTGCCCTTTCTTCCGCAGAGCAGATCAACTTGCAAGTCCTTTCCATTTCTGGCTGTTCCGAAATCTCACACAAAAGCCTCCCTTCCCTGAAAAAATTGGGCAAGACCTTGATGGGGTTGAATCTCCAACATTGTACTGCTATCAGCAACAGATCAATTGAGCTGCTTGTGGACAGCTTGTGGAGATGTGATATCTTGGCCTAA
- the LOC103400515 gene encoding LOW QUALITY PROTEIN: CBL-interacting serine/threonine-protein kinase 24 (The sequence of the model RefSeq protein was modified relative to this genomic sequence to represent the inferred CDS: deleted 1 base in 1 codon; substituted 1 base at 1 genomic stop codon): MNKSRKVGKYEVGRMVGEGTFGKVKFARNCETGESVAMKILAKSTILKHRMVDQIKREISIMKIVRHPNIVRLHEVLAGRAKIFIILEFVTGGELFDKIVHRGKLPENESRKYFQQLVDAVAHCHSKGVYHRELKPENLLLDAYGNLKVSDFGLSALPLQGDGLLRTTCGTPNYVAPEVLGDQGYDGAAADIWSCGVILYVLMAGYLPFDETNLYTLYSKITAAEFSCPYWFSPEANKLIEYVLXSREKTRIRIDGIRNDPWFKKNYAPVKYREDEEVSLDDVRAVFEDIEDQYIAERSEIKDGGPLLMNAFEMITLSQGLNLSALFDRRQDYVNRQTRFVSRKPAQVIISNVEAVAESMSLKVHTRNYKTRLEGISANRTGQFAVVLEVYEVAPSLFMVDVRKAAGDTLEYHKFYKNFCAKLEDIIWNPIEVRGSSNLLRTRTC, from the exons ATGAACAAGTCGAGAAAGGTAGGGAAGTATGAGGTGGGGCGGATGGTTGGCGAAGGGACATTCGGCAAGGTTAAGTTTGCGAGGAACTGCGAGACCGGCGAAAGCGTGGCCATGAAGATTTTGGCCAAAAGCACCATTCTCAAGCACAGAATGGTTGATCAG ATTAAAAGAGAGATATCAATAATGAAGATTGTCAGGCATCCTAATATAGTAAGGCTGCATGAG GTTTTGGCTGGTCGAGCGAAGATATTTATAATTCTCGAGTTTGTAACTGGAGGAGAATTGTTTGATAAAATT GTTCACCGAGGAAAGCTTCCTGAAAATGAATCCAGGAAATACTTTCAACAGCTTGTGGATGCAGTTGCCCACTGTCACAGTAAGGGTGTGTACCACAGAGAGCTGAAG CCCGAAAATCTTCTCCTTGATGCTTATGGAAATTTGAAGGTTTCTGATTTTGGACTAAGTGCATTGCCCCTGCAA GGGGACGGTCTTCTTCGCACCACATGTGGAACCCCAAACTATGTTGCTCCTGAG GTGCTCGGCGATCAGGGTTATGATGGAGCTGCTGCTGATATTTGGTCATGTGGGGTCATCCTGTATGTTCTGATGGCTGGATACCTCCCATTTGATGAGACAAATCTATATACCCTCTATAGCAAA ATTACTGCAGCAGAGTTCTCCTGTCCATATTGGTTTTCTCCCGAGGCAAATAAATTGATAGAGTATGTGTTATAATCGAGAGAAAAAAC GCGAATTCGGATTGATGGTATCAGAAATGATCCATGGTTTAAGAAAAATTATGCTCCTGTCAAATATAGAGAAGATGAGGAAGTAAGCTTGGATGATGTTCGTGCAGTCTTTGAGGATATTGAG GATCAATATATAGCAGAGCGGTCAGAAATTAAGGATGGTGGTCCTTTGTTAATGAATGCGTTCGAGATGATTACCCTATCCCAAGGGCTAAATCTATCTGCATTGTTTGACCGAAGACAG GATTATGTAAATCGGCAAACCCGATTTGTTTCCCGCAAACCAGCTCAAGTTATAATTTCAAATGTAGAAGCTGTTGCAGAATCAATGAGTCTCAAGGTCCATACGCGCAATTACAAG ACAAGACTTGAAGGAATATCAGCAAATAGGACGGGACAATTTGCAGTTGTCCTCGAG GTTTATGAAGTTGCACCATCCCTTTTCATGGTAGATGTTCGGAAGGCCGCAGGAGATACTCTTGAATATCATAAG TTTTACAAGAATTTCTGTGCCAAATTAGAAGATATTATTTGGAACCCAATAGAG GTACGGGGTAGTTCGAACCTTCTTAGAACAAGGACTTGCTGA